One genomic segment of Mesoterricola silvestris includes these proteins:
- the ispF gene encoding 2-C-methyl-D-erythritol 2,4-cyclodiphosphate synthase, translated as MIRVGQGFDVHRFAEPEAGRPLMLMGLRVPHDRGLAGHSDADVMVHALMDALLGAAGLGDIGQHFPDTDPAYRGADSVGLLAAVMADLRAGGWRVVNADVALIGERPKLAPHREAMRDRIAPVLGLAPQDLNVKATTTERLGFTGRGEGLAAQAVVLIERG; from the coding sequence GTGATCCGGGTGGGCCAGGGCTTCGACGTGCACCGCTTCGCGGAGCCCGAGGCCGGCCGGCCCCTGATGCTCATGGGCCTGCGGGTGCCCCACGACCGGGGCCTGGCGGGCCACAGCGACGCCGACGTGATGGTCCACGCCCTCATGGACGCCCTGCTGGGCGCGGCCGGGCTGGGCGACATCGGCCAGCATTTCCCGGACACCGACCCCGCCTACCGGGGCGCGGATTCCGTGGGCCTCCTGGCCGCGGTCATGGCCGACCTGAGGGCCGGGGGCTGGCGGGTGGTGAACGCCGACGTGGCCCTCATCGGGGAGCGGCCCAAGCTGGCCCCCCACCGGGAGGCCATGCGGGACCGCATCGCGCCCGTCCTGGGGCTCGCGCCCCAGGACCTCAACGTCAAGGCCACCACCACGGAGCGCCTGGGCTTCACGGGGCGGGGCGAAGGCCTGGCGGCCCAGGCCGTGGTGCTCATCGAGCGAGGCTGA
- a CDS encoding sensor histidine kinase: MPERTSISIRDRHGFERAVPAQNVMVLGRQSQCDVVLSDSMVSRNHLKIEFADDTWWVEDLGSSHGTFFKDQRLTRMAWEPGSTVRVADGAYYLTLRAESAFASEVNLQAILRTAGLLAGDTELDDLLEQTLDRLLAISGTDRGFLMMPEGGELQVKVQRNLGAEMEKTIHLSMSSVHKVFEQGDAVWIHNVATDEALMAQKSVINLQLKTILCLPLQVQGERIGVVYLDSRTIVSEPVDRPTFEAIVALCAIAIERTRLAEANLRNQVLATVGQVASSIVHDFKNGLFVVGGHAQLLGTTVKDDYCRHHLDQILSAVDRLSRLSADILDYAKVREPKRETVELGSYLGALMEPLQPRAAEAGAALRCEGEACPASLDRHRFARVVENLVANSIDALEGHEGGEVRLGWGRVPEGLEIKVQDNGKGIPRKVLKRIFEPFFSHGKRKGTGLGMATVKKIVEEHGGTVEVVSEEGHGTVVTILLPDATAKAPQGAVEDSTDEFRVQGGR; this comes from the coding sequence GTGCCTGAACGGACATCCATATCCATCAGGGACCGCCACGGCTTCGAGCGGGCCGTCCCCGCCCAGAACGTCATGGTCCTCGGCCGCCAGAGCCAGTGCGACGTGGTGCTCTCCGACAGCATGGTCAGCCGCAACCACCTGAAGATCGAGTTCGCCGACGACACCTGGTGGGTGGAGGACCTGGGGTCCTCCCACGGCACCTTCTTCAAGGACCAGCGGCTCACCCGCATGGCCTGGGAGCCCGGCAGCACCGTGCGCGTGGCGGACGGGGCCTACTACCTGACCCTGCGCGCGGAATCGGCCTTCGCCTCCGAGGTGAACCTCCAGGCCATCCTCAGGACCGCCGGCCTCCTGGCGGGGGACACGGAACTGGACGACCTGCTGGAGCAGACCCTGGACCGCCTCCTGGCCATCTCCGGCACGGACCGGGGCTTCCTCATGATGCCCGAGGGCGGGGAACTGCAGGTGAAGGTCCAGCGGAACCTGGGCGCCGAGATGGAGAAGACCATCCATCTCTCCATGAGCAGCGTGCACAAGGTCTTCGAGCAGGGCGACGCGGTGTGGATCCACAACGTGGCCACGGACGAGGCCCTCATGGCCCAGAAGTCCGTCATCAACCTCCAGCTCAAGACCATCCTCTGCCTGCCCCTGCAGGTGCAGGGCGAGCGCATCGGCGTGGTGTACCTGGACAGCCGCACCATCGTCAGCGAACCCGTGGACCGGCCCACCTTCGAGGCCATCGTGGCCCTGTGCGCCATCGCCATCGAGCGCACGCGGCTGGCCGAGGCGAACCTGCGCAACCAGGTGCTGGCCACCGTGGGCCAGGTGGCCTCGAGCATCGTACACGACTTCAAGAACGGCCTGTTCGTGGTGGGCGGCCACGCCCAGCTCCTGGGCACCACCGTCAAGGACGACTACTGCAGGCACCACCTGGACCAGATCCTCTCCGCCGTGGACCGCCTGAGCCGGCTCAGCGCCGATATCCTGGACTACGCCAAGGTGCGCGAGCCGAAGCGGGAGACCGTGGAACTGGGGTCCTACCTGGGCGCCCTGATGGAGCCCCTGCAGCCCCGGGCCGCGGAGGCGGGGGCGGCGCTGCGCTGCGAGGGCGAGGCCTGCCCGGCCAGCCTCGACAGGCACCGGTTCGCCCGGGTCGTGGAGAATCTGGTGGCCAATTCCATCGACGCCCTGGAGGGCCACGAGGGCGGCGAGGTGCGCCTGGGCTGGGGGCGGGTGCCCGAGGGCCTCGAGATCAAGGTGCAGGACAACGGCAAGGGCATCCCCCGGAAGGTGCTCAAGCGCATCTTCGAGCCCTTCTTCAGCCACGGCAAGCGCAAGGGCACGGGCCTGGGCATGGCGACGGTCAAGAAGATCGTGGAGGAGCACGGCGGCACGGTGGAGGTGGTCAGCGAGGAGGGCCACGGCACCGTGGTGACCATCCTGCTGCCCGACGCCACGGCCAAGGCCCCCCAGGGGGCCGTGGAGGACTCCACGGACGAGTTCCGCGTCCAGGGGGGCCGGTGA